TGTAttgagaaaatgtttctttggaagaaaataaataagataatttcatttttttaaaaatatggtaatattaataataataataataataataataatatacttttttttttttttaaagtaaaactatttttaaaactgTAAATTTGGTAGATGTAATTAAgatttaatggagaaaaaagttGCTGGAGAAGAAAAATGGTTATTGTATAAGAATAGGCAATTTCTATCCTTTTTGAGGaggaaacaaaaaccaaaaatacatttggagaAAATAGTCCATTTTGAAGACAATTCAATGAGCACTTTTGCGGCTCTATCCAAGGGCGCCGTCGCTCCCCATATTCCTTTCCAATGCTACATTGAGCAAGGACAAGCGCGACCGCTTGAGTGGATTTAACCCGCTCAAAGTCCAAACAAGGGAAAGGCTTTGGTTTCAACCAGTCTGCTGTTTTATTTGCATCTGTTTGGTTCCACAGAAAACGCCGAGGAAACTTTCACGAAGGCTCCTTCGCAGAGGAAAATGTGGAAACGGGAACAATGAAATCCGACTGGGAGGCATCCACACGTGCTACTGTAACTGGAAAAGTTGTGAAGAGTTCCTTAGCTGCATTCACACAGGAAACTGTGAGCTGCACTACGGCCAAAAAAGGTTGACGTTTCTGGATCAAGCTAAAATGCGCTTTAAGCGTTAACCGGGTCAATTTTGGATTGACCTTTTGAATGTCCGATTGTTTGAGTACTTTTTGCCCAAGGTGCAAAATGCATTTGCAAGGACGTCTACTTgtgtgcctttctgtgactcttccagtctctgtcTCGCAACCTGCCGATGACACTCgaaaccaggggtgtccaaaccttCGTTGCATTCAGAAAAATGGAACGGTGCAAGGGCCACTATAAAATAACTTTCATTTAGGTATTCAACACACTCAAAGCAATCCGTCAAGCAATTACACGTTGTTCGGATATGTTTTTGCAAAACTGCCAAGTCACAGTTTTGTGTTAGGGGTGATCAAGCAAACGGTTGagggtttttttggggtgcaGATTCGCCAATGCGCAGAGCAGCAGCTGACTGTCATCTTTTACGAGAGTAACTTGTAGTCAAGCTGACACATTTGAACCATCCCGCTCATTAACGGGATATGTTTACAAACTGAAACTTGATGCGGAGCAGGAAGcggaggaaaacatttttgcttgtgaaatGAACTTGATTCACCGTCATGGAGAAATTTGATTGCTTTGTCTCTGGAAAAACGATACGAAACCAATTCATCCGTAACGCTAATAGTTGTGGTTGTCAGGGGCGTCGTACgtggagaatgtttttttttttgtaaatgcgCAATGTTATTTGGAGTATATGCCGGGGGGCaggccgcaaatggcccccgggccgtagtttggacaccgCCGGCTCGCAGGTTTCGCTCCGGACCCGGCCCGAGTCCATTGGGTTACGAGCCTAATCACGGGAGGAAGTCAACTCCTAAGGCAAGGCACGTGCGCGGTCCGGTCCGTCCCCGCTTTCTCCGGCTCCGCAGCGCCCCCCGTGGCCGCGGGCCTACATCGCGAGCCGTTTACCTGTTGATGATGCCTTTGATCTGCGAGTCTTTCTCCAGCTGCTGCTGGCGCAGGCGCCGCTCGCTGTCCTCCAGCCGGTTCTGGTACTGGAGCAGGATCTTGTTGGTCTGCTGCTCCTGCGTCAGCATGCGGCGCTCGTACTCCTCCAGCTTCTTGTGCGACATCACCAGACGCTCCTTCAGGCAGTTGATCTCCTCCTCGTACTCGCGCACCTGCCGGACGACGGCAACTCTTTTTATGCACGACAACCTCACTCTCATCGGCTGACGCACACGTCACTCATCGCCCACCTTTTGAAAGGGAAGTAAACCtacaattgctttttttctttgtgcaaGAATACGTCGGATGCGTGTGGAGCAAGAATAACAGACTACAGTAAACAGCTTTGACAGCACCAAAATTACGACAATGTAGTTTGATATACTTGagtgcaccaaaaaaaaaagaatcctctGACAGACTGGAACTCACcaaaaaccaaaagaaaaagtgctCTGACTGCACCATAAATCGACATCCCATAAATCTGCTCTGACAGCAGCACAATGAAAACGATGCGGTTTGATGGATTTGAGCGCAGCGACAACAAACAGAAATGCGATCTGGCAGCACCAAAGGGCGACGAGAAGGCGGGCACGGCGAGACCCACCCTGTCCATGCGCGACTCGTCCATGCTCTTGGAGTACTCCTTGAGCTTGAAGTCCTCGCGGTCGATTCTCGAGCTCTCGATGTCGGCGGACAGGTGCGGCATGTTGGACACCCAGGCCACCGTCCGCTCATTGGCCGGCGTCGGCGGGTTGAGGCTCGAAGGCGCCTGCGAGCCCTGCGAGGAGAGACAACGTCAACGCCGGGAGCGGGAACCCGCGGAGGACATCCGATTATCTGCGAGAGACGAGCCGCAACGGCTGCGTGAACGTCGGTTCTGTCTGAGAGGGGCGAGCAAGTGAATCGGTTTGCCGCATTTGCCGCTACATTTTTAGTCGCTAACGTCGATCCGCTACGCATCTAATTATGTGAACGCGCAAAGCCGCGCCGGCCGCTGGAACGCGCACAGGATGGGCTTTTTGACGCAGAACCCCGCAAAATTTGCCAACTTCAGAGGTTGTGTCAGGTGGATCTGACCCGGGTGTTTGCCGCCTATCAGAGGCGGAAGTTGTGTTGAAAGGATATATCGTCACACATCTCATTATGTGAATGTGTGACGCCGCAACGGCCGTGTGAACACACATTTCGGTGAGCTGCAAGTCGCAGGAACGTGTGATCATCGCTTTACTGGTAACAAAATCATTGGCTTTCCAATGTTTTGACTGCAAACCTACTGCGTTGGAGGTTTAGCGCAATTACTTCTGCGGCACCTTCGTCATGAAGAACCTTTTGATTCAAGGGCGAAAGGTTTCTGgaagttttgggttttttttttttttctgtgattaTTTCAGAAGTGGAATTTGTGTCTTCCTATGGGCTCaccgcctgtgggaggggccataggggtcccccggtggcaaggccccgggggtgaatgagattcgcccggagttcctaaaggctctggatgttgcggGGCCGTCCTgcttgacacgcctctgcaacatcgcgtggacatcggggacagtgcctctggattggcagactggggtggtgacgcggagggtgtgttccaactacagggggatcccactcctcagcttccctggtaaggtctattcaggggtgctggagaggagggtccgtcgggaagtcgaatctcagattcaggaggagtagtgtggttttcgtcctggtcgtggaacagtggaccagctctacacccttggcagggtcctcgatggtgtagagtttggtccgcatatctggcagtaagtcggactcgttcccggtgagggttggactccgccaaggctgccctttgtcaccaattctgttcataacttttggacagaatttcaaggcgcagccaaggcgtagagggggtccggtttggtggcctcagtattgcagatgatgtggttctgttggctacatcaagccgtgacctccaactctcactggagcggttcacagccgtaTCTTCGGGtattgttcacaagtgagggaagaatggaacgggagatcgacaggcggatcggtgcggcgtctgcagtggtgcggactttgtatcggtctgttgtggtgaagaaggagctaagccgaaaggcgaagctctcaatttaccggtcgatctacgttcctaccctcacctaccgaaagaacgagatcccggatacaagcggccgaaatgagtttcctccgcagggtgtccgggctctcccttagaggtagggtgagaagctcggtcatccgggaggatctcggagtagagccgccgctcctccgcatcgagaggagccagatgaggtggctaaccggggacgacccgggacacgttggagagactacgtcacttcggctggcccgggaacgcctcgggatcccctcggaagagctggaggaagtggctggggagacggaagtctgggcgtctctgctaaagctactgcccccgtgacccgacctcggataagcgggagaaaatggatgaatttgtgTCGAAAGGAATTGTTGCCACACAACTTATTATCTGAACGCGTGAAGCTGCAACGGCTATGTGAACTTGCATTTTGGCGAATTCTGTCTGAGAGGGATGAGCTGGACGTCTTTTGTTTCCTGTAAGTTATTTATTGAAAGGAGCGTCCTGACCCTAGTAACGACATCAccgtttttctgttttttactGCCATCTACTGCATTGGAGGTGTAGTGCCGTTACTTCATCAGCCCGAGGAAGCTTTTTCTTCCAGGATTAAACACACACTAATTTATGGAAATGAGCATCTTTGTCCACAGCAACAGCATCATTGTTTTTCCGTCAAGCGCCACCTACTGCAGTGGAGGTGTAGTGTAGCTAATTAGCCAAAAGATTTGTTCCCCTGCAAATACCGGATGGAAAAGCGCCGTCTCACTGGCCTGTTTGCCGAGGTTGGGCTTGAGGAGGTTCTGCTGCTGCGgctgaggctgctgctgctgctgctgctgctggggcGACGTCTGAGCGGCGGGGCTGCCGGTGCCCTGCGGGCTCCCCGACTCCCGGACCGAGCTCTGCTGGCGAGGCAGCCCCGGCGCCGCGTTGTCCTTGACGGACAGCTGCCGGCCGCCTCCGCCGTGCTGCGGCCTCCCGGCCCCGTAGGCCGACTCGGGCGATTGGAGGAGGTTTCCGCTCTGCGGCCGCGACTTGAccggggcggcggcggcggcggcggcgctgaCCGACAGCTGGTGGGACGTCTGGGATTTGACCCgttgggcgggaggcggcggACCTCGGGGCTGGACCGTGGAGGGAGGCGTGGCGGCCAAGGACGAGTGGGAGGTGCCCGTCTGGGAGGTCAGGCCCAtcatctgctgctgctgctgctgcatgtTGTCCTGACGAAGGACAAAGCAAATGGTTTGTTAGCATCTTAGCTTCATCCCTCAAAAGCGAGACCGTCGTCATTTCGAAAGATTTGAATTTAAGTACTTCCACTTCGAATGTGGAGGTCCAATAAACACctcattattattgtatatttatattgtcATTCTCAAAGATcaaaatgtctatttttttccccaatgtatATTTTTCCCAATATTGCTATTTTGGGACATttagtatgtaaaaaaaatgttttcatcattTATATTCCTATGGAATATGTATACCTTAATTccctaaatatttatttaaaataattttcatttgtattcattttagaATTAACCTTATTATATATATTCCTGCATTCATTTGCATGTTTCCTAATTTACGTAGCGTACATTCTCCCACATAAAaagatgcatttaaaaaaaataataattgtaatgcacttgaaaatattttttcatagtcatccattttatatatatatatatatatatatatattgtgttaaTAATTTTCTAAATACAGCatgtatttcaaaatgtaaGTGTATAATTACAACCTCTTATGTATTTACTATTTTTATGAGtgaaatcatttcttttttccgtaattcatatttattttcaaacattttgtaattttcccAAATGTGTAATGTAAGATTTACTTGACTGTTTCCTGTTTTCAATCATTGATTTTAcaacgtacatatatatatatatttaaaagatacacattttaattgagtTTATAAATGAGTCTAACATGCAACATTACAGATACATCTCAATAAAGTTCAAGAAATATATTCgaatttattgagctgtacctGTATTTTGTATGAGTAAAATagattttgtcaaaatgtatacgagaaaaaaaaatggaccatATTTTCTAATGTACAGCATACTTTTGcgcaatgtattattattattctctgaATGGATCTTTCTTGGACTCTTTTTGCCTTTAAGTGACGTTTCAAACAACATTTGTCCTCGTGACGTCGCAGCGGCGACGGGAATTCGCGGTACGTCCGTAGCGCACCTGCATGTGCACGGACATCTGCCGGCGGGCGTAGTCGGCCCTGCCGTAGTCGTCGCTGTAGCTGTGCGAGTGGATGATGCTGGGCTGGCCCAGGTGGCCGTCGCGGGTCCTGAGGGTGGACAGGTCCTCGCTGCGGGAGAAGCCCCCGTGGGCGAACTGCGGCACGTAGCTGGGGTGCGAGGGCTCCGGCTCGGGGGCCAGGAGCAGGGGCGCGGGGGGCTGAGCGCGCCCGTGCTGCGGCTGCCGGTGCGGGTGCCGGGGCCCGTCCGCCGTCGCCAGGTGAAAGAGGGGATTCTGGAAGGAAAGCGGGTAGCGCATGGCGGCGgcctgctgttgctgctgctgggaCAGCGAGTCGGCGGCGCTCATCCGGCTCGGCCGCAGGCCGCCGGACACGCCGGAGCCGCCCGACAGCCTGCCGCCGGCCCGCGGCTGGCCGCCGAGGCCCGAACCCAGGCCGCCACCGCCTCCGCCGCTCAGCCCCCCGAAGCTGCCCATGCCGGCGATGGAGGCCTGGGAGGAGTTGAGCATGTCCACCGACTGCAGGTTAGACACGCTGTTCATTCGGGAATCCTGGAGGTCCATCATATAGATAGGCTTTTACTGACACTGAGccgccccgcccccgcccctcGAACTTTGACATGAGCGCGGGTGATATGGGTGAGGGTGGTGCGGGCGCGTTCACGGCCGGGCCCTGATATCGCTACGGCCTCAGAGTATTTGCCGGCAAATACCCTCCGGGATGAAAAAACAAGCAGATGTCAtgatacagtgttcccccgctatatcgcgcaATGTCGCCCGCTATTCGGCGATCGCTTTTAGAGTTTACGGGCAATTCCCGAAATTCACTAAACAATTCAGACTTATGACCGCGTCCGTGTTAGGTGAGACGGTTTTGAAATTCGGACGTGTGCGCCTTCAGTGTGGTACCGCGTCGTGCCGCAACGTGCCGGGCAGCGCCGAGCTCTACTGGAAGACGTGCAGCAaaattaacagcaagaagaagagacaAAGAAGGTCCCCGACGAGTCATCGTCGTCGTTCGTACAGAGCAGCGCGAACACCGTATATGTTAAAGGAGGACTTGTCTGAAGGTTTACCATTACAGCTacgctaatttccgttagcccatCGATCGCATTATATTTTAGCACAAAACTAGCTGACTTTCATTATTTCCTTATGAAATGATGTGGTTTGATTGATCGGTTTTGctctttaaatatacaatgtctaattctgttttgttttctgtgttcAAGCTACCGTAACATCCATGCTGATATCAATTTTGCATTAGATTTTAGCATGACCTGAGCAGGCATTTCCAATAATATGGTTAGGTAGAACATTTTGGTGTGCAAGTACACAATGTTGAATCGTCTTTCGTTTCCTGTGTCAGTTTTTCAGGAAACTTCAAACGGGAGTGACAATTGAGCAGCTTGAAGCGAGCACGCTTTGCCTCTTCTTTGGAGAACTACTTGAGTGAGCATGAGAACAAGCGCTcaggaacatttaaaaaaagtgttttgaaatcaatttaaatgtgtttgaagttCGTGAGAGGGGGAAcgtttttggtattttttgtttACGGTGTGCTACATCGCACGTGAACCTGGAACGGATCCCTCCGATTAACGGGGGCTCACTGTGGACTCGATCACGGGAGATTCCACAGAGTATGACGGCATGCTGGTCATACTCATCTCCCGGTCGATGGGATGGCGAGCGATGCCCACGCCGCTCACCTTGGCGTCGGGTTCGGTGATGTCGGAGCTACTGGTGCAGTAGGCGGGGCTGGAGCGAGCCAGCGGGGGGCGGGACACGTAGAACACGTCTTTGGACGAGGCTCGGTGGAGGAGGCGGTCGCGGTCCTGAAAGCTCATCTGGGAGCGGGACGGCATCACCCCGCCGGTGGAGGTCGGGGAAGGCAGGCGGGTGATGTCCATGGAGCTGGCCGATTTGTCCCAATCGGACAAAGAGAAGGCAACATTTGACTGAGAAAAACTATCAACGTGGGACAAAAGTTTCACAACAAACGATAACGATTtggcgagagaaaaaaaaactctatttAACCACAAATAGctacatttgacaaaaaaacaaaaaaataataataataataataataacaacagatATATATCAACatgtaagggggaaaaaaaaaaaaaatcacaaatttgaCCAAAAAGATTAAAACTATAAACATTTGCATCCATCCAGACTTGCCGACACTGGAGACTGCGAAGGGGCAGCTACCTGTTGAGGTCCCTCATCAGGAGGTTCTGGAATTCGGACGAGATGCCCCGGTGGAAGGCGGGCCGGGACAGGAGCCGCTCCGCCTGCTGGCTGGGCTGCCGCTGCAGGTGCGGGTTGCGCAGAGCCATGCTGATGTCGTTCAGCAGCCGCGGCAGAGGGCCCAGCTTGATGATGGCGTCCTGGCGGACGGGTACCCGCGTCCGACCGATCACAATGGGACAAAAAACATCAGCAAgaggtgaaaaaaatataaaagacaaACCGTTCAATATGTGacaagaaacaaacatttgacaaatgcatcaaaagatgaatatgtgacaaaaatgtttaaaaatcctGACAAACGTATCAAAATACGACCAAAAAAGATTTGACAAACTGTTACCAAAAGTAAAGATCgacatgcaacaacaacaaaaatcgaCAAATGGATCAACACATGACAgcaaaaagtaaagaaaagaaaatagtgacaaaaagatgacaaaaaatggaacattttaaaactgATCAAATGTGACCCAAAAAATGAATATGTCACCAAAAGATGAAAGACATAAAAATGTTTCCACTTGTCCGATTGTCCGTTGGTACCGGCGTGCCGGCGGCTACCTTGCTGAGCTGGGCCATGACCTCCAAGAGGAGACTGTGGAGCACAGAGAGCTCGCGGCCCAGGTCGATGTAGCCCTCGAAGCCGCCGGCGTTGCTCACGCTGTCCACGTTGGAGATCTCGAAGAGGAACTGCTGCATGGAGCCCCACTCCATCTCCACAAACTCGTTCATGAAGCACATGTACTCCTCCTTGTTGCCGAACCTCAACGGGAGCAGTCACACATGCGCACGCGCACATACATCACTGCTCTTAGTCTTGGACAGAACCACCGCAAAAATAGCCCAACGTCTATTCTGTACCGTCTCAAGAAAAGGTTTACGTTTTCTTCAAAATGTGtccgtttttcccccccccccccccaagattgTCGAGAAACTTTTGTTTAATCAACTCAGccatttcttgaacttaaatggacttttttgacaaattccaatcaggtttctgaactcatcacagtacaaaatctgctcttatcaaagtgctaaaagATATGAGGTTGAacactgactcgggaaaggtttcaattctggtcttgttggaacTCAGTGCGATTTTTGATTTGCTAGATCATAACATattgctgaacaggttggaaacgtgggtaggactaaatggaacagtcctaaaatggttcaggtcctacctggagtaaatgagttattttgtaactattgggagtgttcaatctcatcgattGGCAATGACCTAAGGGGTAGCTCAAGGGTCAGTACTTGGACACCTCCCGTTCAGCCCGTATATGCTACCCtggggtcaaattcttcagaactttaattttgactatcatagctacgcagatgacacacagttatatctagatgactacagttcaatagAGGTGTTGTGTCACCGTCTCAAACAAATGCATAACTGGATGAACCGAAACTTTCTTCacttaaaccacaacaaaaccgaGATAATTGGCAACAGAGATAACAGGATTGCTGTTAGtcaatacctggagtcactctctttaaaaaccaaagaccaagtccgaaaccttggtgttctgatagattctgacctgattttcaacagtcatatcaaatcaatttctaaaactgccttttaccatctgaagaacatatccagagtgaaggcttgcatctGTCGAGCAGACCacgagaagctcatccatgcgtttatctcaagtagacttgactattgtaatggtcttctgactggactccctgaAAAGAGCATTATACTGCTGCAGCTCATTCGGAATGCCGCAGCTCGGGTTctaaccagaacaaagaggtcagataaatattactccaattctaaagtctctacactggcttccagtctgctttagaatagattttaaagttctgctactggtctataaatcactaaacggtttagctcctgaatacatgaatgaaatgctaatggaatataaacccagtaggggtctgagattgacagactcgggtcaaatagtggagcacagagtcagaagcaaacacggtgaagcagcatttagcgattatgttgccaacagaagtgacgtcagccccaagtgggcatgttttgaagtccaggttaaaaacttctcttttctcatgcttttttgaatgctttgaatcatgtaaagcacattgtgttcaaatgtgctatataaatacatttgctttgcttccaAGTGAAAACGTTTGTCTAtgtttcagtgaaaaaaaaagacaaaaaaatgataaaaacaaactgtcaaaatgtgaatttttcccaacccccccaaaatctaaatttgacaaaaaaatatatttaacaaaaaagatCCAATTCTGATAATGTAGCATTTttcttgcaaaaaacaaaaacaaaaccagaaATGTAAAgccatgtaatgtaatgtaataaggCAAATTTGACCCTCCAAAAAGCCTACAAAAAAACTATCAAAATCTGGAAGGTACAACAAAAGGTGACAAAAGAAACTAgcaaatttgacaaaaaaatgtgaccaGAAAATATTTGACAATAATATCAAAATCTGGCAGCAAAATGTGACCAGAAAATATCCAAAAGGGGCCGTGTTTGgccagagcacaaaaacagttctTCAGTGAATAACACAAGACGTAAGTCCGCCAAAATAAAACCTAAATGCGTGTGAAGTGGCGAATGCCGAAGCAGGAAGAAAGCGCGGGGCTTTCACCTACTTGGAGAAGTTGGCGAGGTTCTGCACCACTTTGGCGATGAGCGTGAGCGTGCGCGACGTCTGCTCGTCGGGGTATTCCTGCGTCAGGTTGAAGAGCGACGGCGACATGATGGCGGGACACAGGAAGCGCAGGAAGAGCGAGCCGCTGATCAGCCGGTCGGCGATGTCCTCGCGCCCGCGCTCGGCGCAGCGCACTCGCCACGAGGCGAACACCTCCTTCAGCTCGCGCGGGAACACGCTGCTGGGACACGGGAGGCGTTCACGGCTACGCACAAAAGCTTTGCTCATGTTGTCTTCGAGCCATttagcaaaacccaaaaacattaGGTCCAGGGGTGGCgaaaccccccacccccgatgGTGAGGACTGGTTATCGGGCCCCCGAAGTACGGTGCCAATGTTCCTTTTCCATTAATCCATCAGTTTAGTTAAATAACAGGGAAATGGTGCGTCTAGCATCGAGGGACAGATTCGAAAGTTCAACCGCATCAGTCAACTCAACGCtaggctacaaaaaaaaacaaatgggcaAACGGGGGTCAAATTGTGAGAAATAATCTTAAATGTGACCCCAAAACGATGGatatgtgacaaaaaaataaataaaacttgacAAACGGATCCGaatgtgacaaaacaaaaaaatgtgacagaaaatgatcaatgtgacaaaaaacaaacgttTGACAAATAGAttccaaatttgaaaaaaaaatttttttttttttttttttttaattagacaaAATGGagacaaatgtgaaaaataaaaataaaaacgaccCTGTAATTTTTCTTGTGACGTCATCACCAATCGTAGAATGTCCCGTTTACGTCACGCCATTGGTGAGTTCGCCAGTAGCGCCGTGCTTGGCCCCCCTGTGAATCGATTTCGACGCAGCAAGCAAAATGTTTTGACCCCGTAGTTGTGTGTTCAAATTTCCCCCCCATTGGTGAAATGGAATTTGGATGGTTCGAATGTAGcaccaaacatgcatggtttgaATGGACCGAGCAAGTTGTTTTCTGACTGGACTTGTCTGGCAAAAGGTTTGTCCGGCCCTCGGCTCCAGTCTGGCGACCACACTAGAAACGGTCTCGAACCGCCACTGAGTTACTCACCAATGGGAAGTGACGATCTTGCAGAGGGCCAGCTCGCAGCACATTCTCAGGTTGGCCTGGTGGTCGGGCAGCACGGAGGGAGGCGTTCGCATGGGGTCCACCTCGCAGTTTTCCTCCGACTCGTACAAGGCGCGTATGAACTCCCCTGGAGGAACGGCAGGCGATCGTCACCAACGaactcaaaacatttcctcAAAAAGTGGCtccaggcctttattgactcCATTTCTaggcatctatttgagggaggagttcagttttcatttatttttatcatcattGGCCTTATGTTTAAATTAATAGTGCTGGTCGTACCATTTGCCAATTTGAAAGAAGGCATCTAATGGTGGGAGGTGTTTGGTCGGAAAAAATGTTAGCTGATGATTGGttgatgttttgtttctcaCCTAAAAATAAAAGGGAGGAGTTTATTTACTTAGTCGCCAGCTGTACCAAGTGTCTATTTGAAAGAAGGCTCCCTCTAATAGAGGGAGGTGTTTAGTAGTACAAGTATCCATGTGGAGCTTGACACACTGATGTTGCTTAGTTGGTTAATTAgccgtgctaatgctaattgtcaatttttacaaataaaagggGAGAGGCGCTTATTTTTTTCCACGTGGCAGCCGGCGACTGATTAAGACGTCTCTTTGAGGAAATATGCTAATTCACTCAAATGTCGGTTGAatgtgtttgtatacaaatgaaCGAATGTAAACAAAAGAGCACCTCACTCTCTTTCTGTTCCTTGCGCCTCCTTTCGCCTTCCTATCAAACATCTGCCACTTGTGCTGAGGCGTGATAATCGCCTAATTCAATTTGCGGTCAACCCCCCCGAGGgagaaatgtgtaaaaatagcTTTTGACTGTGCTGGAAAATCAAACACAAGTCGCCACAAGTCGCCTCTCTGTCAGACCCTCCTAGAAAATGCCTCCTCCAAATAAAAGTTTTGACTATTTTGAAACAGAAGTTGACATCACAAGTCACACAATCAAATCACGCAAATCCACGAGACTAAGATGCTAAGCTAACATAGCATACGGCTCGCAGAGCAAAAATGCCGAGCTGGCGATGGAGACGGAGGCGAAACGGGAGCAGAGAGCTAGTCGCGTACcatagctaatgttagcattttagttAACAGCAGCATACAGACGATACAAAGACATCGTTAACCTTGGAGCACACAAAAGGTTTGCTGGgtttttaacacaaaaatagCTGTGGATGGCCTACTTGCTCCATCCAGAGcctgttatttattttgctaaGTTTAGATTTTTGGAAAGGGAACAAAACAACCTTGGGAAGAGGTGTGCTTACtgatttttgagacaaagatgacTATGCGGAGTGCCGCATAGCTTGAAAAGGTGACATTTGAAGATGCACAAGTAGCAGGGAATGTACCAACCGATGGCATCCTTGAGGTACTTGTGTCCGATGAGCTTGAGGTACTCTTCGATGGCTTTGGTGGCCAGAGTGTTCTCTCTGAAGATAAGGTGCTCCCGGTCTATGAATCGGTCCACCTCGCACATGGCCATGTCCGACAGGAAG
The genomic region above belongs to Phyllopteryx taeniolatus isolate TA_2022b chromosome 6, UOR_Ptae_1.2, whole genome shotgun sequence and contains:
- the syngap1b gene encoding synaptic Ras GTPase activating protein 1b isoform X9, which gives rise to MILLGLSAFEGKLGRALPPGLRRVCRIAVFDARCAAPPSYHQHHRHLLHLHHHQQRSQQVLAFHGAPPAYERPPYGRPSYEHPSDERPPPDRWNARLRVSPGKPSHMLDQEEVHPLLMRERRSESHRNKLLRRTVSVPVEGRHHPEMDHRPRRKSIATGKQPSMDVPPTAPLQPFRQSSFLSRRLKGSIKRAKSQPKLDRTSSFRHMILPRFRSADQDRTRLMQSFKESHSHESLLSPSSAAEALDLTLDEDAVIKPVHSSILGQEYCFEVTTASGTKCFACRSAAERDKWIENLQRAVKPNKDNSRRVDNVLKLWIIEARELPAKKRYYCELCLDDMLYARTTSKPRTDTVFWGEHFEFNNLPAVRNLRLHLYKETDKKRRKEKSTYLGLVSIPISSITGRQFVEQWYPVIQPSVLTKGTGVGGGGKIINASLRLKSRFQTMNILPMELYKEFAEYITNNYRTLCAVLEPVLSVKSKEEVACALVHILQSTGKAKDFLSDMAMCEVDRFIDREHLIFRENTLATKAIEEYLKLIGHKYLKDAIGEFIRALYESEENCEVDPMRTPPSVLPDHQANLRMCCELALCKIVTSHCVFPRELKEVFASWRVRCAERGREDIADRLISGSLFLRFLCPAIMSPSLFNLTQEYPDEQTSRTLTLIAKVVQNLANFSKFGNKEEYMCFMNEFVEMEWGSMQQFLFEISNVDSVSNAGGFEGYIDLGRELSVLHSLLLEVMAQLSKDAIIKLGPLPRLLNDISMALRNPHLQRQPSQQAERLLSRPAFHRGISSEFQNLLMRDLNSSMDITRLPSPTSTGGVMPSRSQMSFQDRDRLLHRASSKDVFYVSRPPLARSSPAYCTSSSDITEPDAKDSRMNSVSNLQSVDMLNSSQASIAGMGSFGGLSGGGGGGLGSGLGGQPRAGGRLSGGSGVSGGLRPSRMSAADSLSQQQQQQAAAMRYPLSFQNPLFHLATADGPRHPHRQPQHGRAQPPAPLLLAPEPEPSHPSYVPQFAHGGFSRSEDLSTLRTRDGHLGQPSIIHSHSYSDDYGRADYARRQMSVHMQDNMQQQQQQMMGLTSQTGTSHSSLAATPPSTVQPRGPPPPAQRVKSQTSHQLSVSAAAAAAAPVKSRPQSGNLLQSPESAYGAGRPQHGGGGRQLSVKDNAAPGLPRQQSSVRESGSPQGTGSPAAQTSPQQQQQQQQPQPQQQNLLKPNLGKQGSQAPSSLNPPTPANERTVAWVSNMPHLSADIESSRIDREDFKLKEYSKSMDESRMDRVREYEEEINCLKERLVMSHKKLEEYERRMLTQEQQTNKILLQYQNRLEDSERRLRQQQLEKDSQIKGIINRLMAVEDEIRGGHVIEPKTTRIFPDQENQLSSLGSADPGVKSHEGGSGPRHLLGVSSSSCDRPAESSVATGPPDTAPGGGGGGGRSGVKRSTERERERDALKVFFLRTQKKPKGLSSTLRSCGTR